One window of the Daphnia pulex isolate KAP4 chromosome 8, ASM2113471v1 genome contains the following:
- the LOC124199676 gene encoding sodium- and chloride-dependent GABA transporter 1-like: protein FDLAGAFLVPYLITILFAGVPMFFLECALGQYLGIGGLGVWKVTSFFKGVGYAAVINAALLKIYLIVIFVWCLFYFLVSLSKVLPWGKCDNWRRVLMISGWLEDIGEFRWELVGTLAVVRFMCYFCIWKGVKWTGKVVYFTALFPYFLLTVLLIRGVTLPGAAEGIAFYLTPDLSRLRDPEVSYSS from the exons TTTGATTTGGCAGGAGCTTTTCTGGTGCCGTATTTGATTACGATTCTCTTCGCCGGTGTCCCCATGTTTTTTCTGGAGTGCGCCTTGGGTCAGTACTTGGGAATTGGCGGCCTGGGAGTCTGGAAAGTCACTTCCTTCTTCAAAG GTGTGGGCTACGCCGCCGTCATCAACGCCGCATTGCTCAAAATCTACTTAATTGTCATCTTTGTTTGGTGCCTCTTCTACTTCCTCGTCTCTCTCAGCAAAG TCCTCCCATGGGGCAAGTGCGACAACTG GCGTCGCGTTCTCATGATCTCGGGCTGGTTGGAGGACATTGGCGAATTTCGCTGGGAACTGGTGGGAACGTTGGCCGTTGTTCGGTTCATGTGCTACTTTTGCATCTGGAAAGGAGTCAAATGGACGGGCAAG GTGGTTTACTTCACGGCCCTCTTCCCTTACTTCCTGTTGACGGTGTTGCTCATTCGTGGAGTTACTCTGCCCGGCGCCGCCGAAGGTATCGCTTTCTACCTGACTCCGGATTTGTCAAGGCTTCGAGACCCGGAGGTAAGTTATTCTTCGTAA